The following coding sequences are from one Vicinamibacteria bacterium window:
- a CDS encoding DUF3830 family protein produces MAGLKLEFLEENVSAVAILLEREAPRTCRLILEQLPFEGELLHGIWSGPETYLPIDPTILAPAEHQATSLVPGDIGYFALEGGRLVDWPENFAEVLFAYGRGARPSMPTGPVTVNIFGRITGNLEEFARMCARMKREGAKRFRIERC; encoded by the coding sequence GTGGCTGGATTGAAGCTCGAGTTTCTGGAAGAAAACGTCTCGGCCGTAGCAATACTTCTGGAGCGAGAGGCGCCGCGGACCTGTCGCCTCATTCTCGAGCAGCTCCCCTTCGAAGGCGAGCTGCTCCATGGCATCTGGTCCGGTCCCGAGACCTACCTGCCGATCGATCCCACGATCCTTGCGCCGGCCGAGCATCAGGCCACGAGCCTCGTCCCCGGAGACATCGGGTATTTCGCCCTGGAAGGAGGGAGGCTCGTCGACTGGCCGGAGAATTTTGCCGAGGTGCTCTTCGCCTACGGTCGCGGAGCGCGACCTAGCATGCCGACCGGGCCGGTGACGGTGAACATCTTCGGACGCATCACCGGTAATCTCGAGGAGTTCGCCCGAATGTGCGCGCGCATGAAACGCGAAGGCGCCAAGCGTTTTCGCATCGAGCGGTGTTGA